Proteins encoded by one window of Chrysemys picta bellii isolate R12L10 chromosome 10, ASM1138683v2, whole genome shotgun sequence:
- the LOC101935204 gene encoding cytochrome b-c1 complex subunit 2, mitochondrial isoform X1, with the protein MKGIPTIARSLSKRFYSLSVAPKVEASATAERGKLRLQPQDLEIAKLPNGLVIASLENYSPASRIGVFIKAGSRYETTNNLGTSHLLRLASNLTTKGASSFKITRGIEAVGGNLSVTSTRENMIYCVECLRDYVDTVMEYLINVTTAPEFRPWEVTELQAQLKVDKAVAFQNPQVSVLENLHAAAYRNALANSLYCPDYAIGKITPEQLHQFVQNNFTSARMALVGLGVSHSELKQVGEQFLNIRSGAGSSGVKAQYRGGKLSLCEIREQNGESLVHAAIVAEGVATGSAEANAFSVLQHILGAGPLIKRGSNISSKLFQAIAKATNQPFDAAAFNVNYSDSGLFGIYTISQASAAGEVIKAALNQVKAIAQGSITDEDVTRAKNHLKARYLMLVETSDGLLDEIGSEALASGIYTSPTAVIQNIDSIATADIVNAAKKFVDGKKSMAASGNLGNTPFVDEL; encoded by the exons ATGAAGGGGATCCCGACTATCGCGCGTTCCCTCTCG aAGAGGTTTTATTCTCTCAGCGTTGCTCCCAAAGTTGAAGCATCAGCAACTGCAGAGCGAGGAAAGTTACGTCTACAGCCACAGGATCTCGAG ATCGCAAAATTACCAAATGGTTTAGTGATTGCATCTCTGGAAAACTATTCCCCTGCTTCAAGAATTGGTGTGTTCATTAAAGCAGGTAGCAGATATGAAACCACCAACAATTTGGGAACCTCCCATTTGCTCCGTCTTGCATCAAACTTG ACTACTAAGGGAGCCTCTTCCTTCAAAATTACTCGTGGCATTGAAGCTGTTGGAGGTAACCTAAG TGTAACCTCCACAAGAGAAAACATGATTTATTGTGTTGAATGCCTACGTGACTATGT tGATACAGTAATGGAGTACCTAATTAATGTCACTACAGCTCCAGAATTCAGACCTTGGGAAGTAACAGAGCTTCAGGCACAACTAAAAGTTGATAAAGCAGTTGCCTTTCAAAATCCACAAGTTA gtgttcTTGAAAACTTGCATGCTGCAGCTTATCGGAATGCTCTTGCTAACTCCTTGTACTGTCCAGATTATGCAATTGGGAAAATTACACCGGAGCAG CTGCACCAGTTTGTACAGAACAACTTCACAAGTGCAAGAATGGCTCTGGTGGGACTAG GTGTAAGCCATTCTGAACTAAAACAAGTTGGAGAGCAATTTCTAAATATCAGGAGCGGGGCTGGTTCTTCTGGTGTTAAGGCCCAATATCGTGGAGGTAAACTCAGTCTGT gtgaaatCAGGGAACAGAACGGTGAAAGCCTTGTCCATGCTGCCATAGTAGCAGAAGGAGTTGCTACTGGAAGTGCAGAAGCAAATGCGTTCAGTGTCCTTCAGCATATTCTAGGTGCAGGGCCTCTTATTAAAAGGGGAAGCAATATTTCCAGCAAACTTTTCCAGGCTATCGCTAAGGCAACTAATCAACCATTTGAT GCTGCAGCATTTAATGTTAATTACTCTGATTCTGGACTCTTTGGGATTTATACTATATCCCAGGCTTCTGCTGCTGGGGAG GTCATTAAGGCTGCTTTGAACCAGGTAAAGGCAATTGCTCAGGGCAGTATCACTGATGAAGATGTCACAAGGGCTAA AAATCATCTGAAAGCCAGGTACTTGATGTTAGTTGAGACCTCAGACGGATTACTTGATGAAATCGGTTCCGAGGCATTGGCATCTGGTATATATACATCACCAACAGCTGTAATTCAAAACATTGACTCCATAGCCACTGCTGATATTGTGAAT gCTGCAAAGAAGTTTGTTGATGGGAAGAAATCAATGGCAGCTAGCGGGAACTTGGGAAATACCCCTTTTGTTGATGAGTTGTAG
- the LOC101935204 gene encoding cytochrome b-c1 complex subunit 2, mitochondrial isoform X2: MKGIPTIARSLSRFYSLSVAPKVEASATAERGKLRLQPQDLEIAKLPNGLVIASLENYSPASRIGVFIKAGSRYETTNNLGTSHLLRLASNLTTKGASSFKITRGIEAVGGNLSVTSTRENMIYCVECLRDYVDTVMEYLINVTTAPEFRPWEVTELQAQLKVDKAVAFQNPQVSVLENLHAAAYRNALANSLYCPDYAIGKITPEQLHQFVQNNFTSARMALVGLGVSHSELKQVGEQFLNIRSGAGSSGVKAQYRGGKLSLCEIREQNGESLVHAAIVAEGVATGSAEANAFSVLQHILGAGPLIKRGSNISSKLFQAIAKATNQPFDAAAFNVNYSDSGLFGIYTISQASAAGEVIKAALNQVKAIAQGSITDEDVTRAKNHLKARYLMLVETSDGLLDEIGSEALASGIYTSPTAVIQNIDSIATADIVNAAKKFVDGKKSMAASGNLGNTPFVDEL, translated from the exons ATGAAGGGGATCCCGACTATCGCGCGTTCCCTCTCG AGGTTTTATTCTCTCAGCGTTGCTCCCAAAGTTGAAGCATCAGCAACTGCAGAGCGAGGAAAGTTACGTCTACAGCCACAGGATCTCGAG ATCGCAAAATTACCAAATGGTTTAGTGATTGCATCTCTGGAAAACTATTCCCCTGCTTCAAGAATTGGTGTGTTCATTAAAGCAGGTAGCAGATATGAAACCACCAACAATTTGGGAACCTCCCATTTGCTCCGTCTTGCATCAAACTTG ACTACTAAGGGAGCCTCTTCCTTCAAAATTACTCGTGGCATTGAAGCTGTTGGAGGTAACCTAAG TGTAACCTCCACAAGAGAAAACATGATTTATTGTGTTGAATGCCTACGTGACTATGT tGATACAGTAATGGAGTACCTAATTAATGTCACTACAGCTCCAGAATTCAGACCTTGGGAAGTAACAGAGCTTCAGGCACAACTAAAAGTTGATAAAGCAGTTGCCTTTCAAAATCCACAAGTTA gtgttcTTGAAAACTTGCATGCTGCAGCTTATCGGAATGCTCTTGCTAACTCCTTGTACTGTCCAGATTATGCAATTGGGAAAATTACACCGGAGCAG CTGCACCAGTTTGTACAGAACAACTTCACAAGTGCAAGAATGGCTCTGGTGGGACTAG GTGTAAGCCATTCTGAACTAAAACAAGTTGGAGAGCAATTTCTAAATATCAGGAGCGGGGCTGGTTCTTCTGGTGTTAAGGCCCAATATCGTGGAGGTAAACTCAGTCTGT gtgaaatCAGGGAACAGAACGGTGAAAGCCTTGTCCATGCTGCCATAGTAGCAGAAGGAGTTGCTACTGGAAGTGCAGAAGCAAATGCGTTCAGTGTCCTTCAGCATATTCTAGGTGCAGGGCCTCTTATTAAAAGGGGAAGCAATATTTCCAGCAAACTTTTCCAGGCTATCGCTAAGGCAACTAATCAACCATTTGAT GCTGCAGCATTTAATGTTAATTACTCTGATTCTGGACTCTTTGGGATTTATACTATATCCCAGGCTTCTGCTGCTGGGGAG GTCATTAAGGCTGCTTTGAACCAGGTAAAGGCAATTGCTCAGGGCAGTATCACTGATGAAGATGTCACAAGGGCTAA AAATCATCTGAAAGCCAGGTACTTGATGTTAGTTGAGACCTCAGACGGATTACTTGATGAAATCGGTTCCGAGGCATTGGCATCTGGTATATATACATCACCAACAGCTGTAATTCAAAACATTGACTCCATAGCCACTGCTGATATTGTGAAT gCTGCAAAGAAGTTTGTTGATGGGAAGAAATCAATGGCAGCTAGCGGGAACTTGGGAAATACCCCTTTTGTTGATGAGTTGTAG
- the LOC101935204 gene encoding cytochrome b-c1 complex subunit 2, mitochondrial isoform X4: MKGIPTIARSLSRFYSLSVAPKVEASATAERGKLRLQPQDLEIAKLPNGLVIASLENYSPASRIGVFIKAGSRYETTNNLGTSHLLRLASNLTTKGASSFKITRGIEAVGGNLSVTSTRENMIYCVECLRDYVDTVMEYLINVTTAPEFRPWEVTELQAQLKVDKAVAFQNPQVSVLENLHAAAYRNALANSLYCPDYAIGKITPEQLHQFVQNNFTSARMALVGLGVSHSELKQVGEQFLNIRSGAGSSGVKAQYRGGEIREQNGESLVHAAIVAEGVATGSAEANAFSVLQHILGAGPLIKRGSNISSKLFQAIAKATNQPFDAAAFNVNYSDSGLFGIYTISQASAAGEVIKAALNQVKAIAQGSITDEDVTRAKNHLKARYLMLVETSDGLLDEIGSEALASGIYTSPTAVIQNIDSIATADIVNAAKKFVDGKKSMAASGNLGNTPFVDEL; encoded by the exons ATGAAGGGGATCCCGACTATCGCGCGTTCCCTCTCG AGGTTTTATTCTCTCAGCGTTGCTCCCAAAGTTGAAGCATCAGCAACTGCAGAGCGAGGAAAGTTACGTCTACAGCCACAGGATCTCGAG ATCGCAAAATTACCAAATGGTTTAGTGATTGCATCTCTGGAAAACTATTCCCCTGCTTCAAGAATTGGTGTGTTCATTAAAGCAGGTAGCAGATATGAAACCACCAACAATTTGGGAACCTCCCATTTGCTCCGTCTTGCATCAAACTTG ACTACTAAGGGAGCCTCTTCCTTCAAAATTACTCGTGGCATTGAAGCTGTTGGAGGTAACCTAAG TGTAACCTCCACAAGAGAAAACATGATTTATTGTGTTGAATGCCTACGTGACTATGT tGATACAGTAATGGAGTACCTAATTAATGTCACTACAGCTCCAGAATTCAGACCTTGGGAAGTAACAGAGCTTCAGGCACAACTAAAAGTTGATAAAGCAGTTGCCTTTCAAAATCCACAAGTTA gtgttcTTGAAAACTTGCATGCTGCAGCTTATCGGAATGCTCTTGCTAACTCCTTGTACTGTCCAGATTATGCAATTGGGAAAATTACACCGGAGCAG CTGCACCAGTTTGTACAGAACAACTTCACAAGTGCAAGAATGGCTCTGGTGGGACTAG GTGTAAGCCATTCTGAACTAAAACAAGTTGGAGAGCAATTTCTAAATATCAGGAGCGGGGCTGGTTCTTCTGGTGTTAAGGCCCAATATCGTGGAG gtgaaatCAGGGAACAGAACGGTGAAAGCCTTGTCCATGCTGCCATAGTAGCAGAAGGAGTTGCTACTGGAAGTGCAGAAGCAAATGCGTTCAGTGTCCTTCAGCATATTCTAGGTGCAGGGCCTCTTATTAAAAGGGGAAGCAATATTTCCAGCAAACTTTTCCAGGCTATCGCTAAGGCAACTAATCAACCATTTGAT GCTGCAGCATTTAATGTTAATTACTCTGATTCTGGACTCTTTGGGATTTATACTATATCCCAGGCTTCTGCTGCTGGGGAG GTCATTAAGGCTGCTTTGAACCAGGTAAAGGCAATTGCTCAGGGCAGTATCACTGATGAAGATGTCACAAGGGCTAA AAATCATCTGAAAGCCAGGTACTTGATGTTAGTTGAGACCTCAGACGGATTACTTGATGAAATCGGTTCCGAGGCATTGGCATCTGGTATATATACATCACCAACAGCTGTAATTCAAAACATTGACTCCATAGCCACTGCTGATATTGTGAAT gCTGCAAAGAAGTTTGTTGATGGGAAGAAATCAATGGCAGCTAGCGGGAACTTGGGAAATACCCCTTTTGTTGATGAGTTGTAG
- the LOC101935204 gene encoding cytochrome b-c1 complex subunit 2, mitochondrial isoform X3, translating into MKGIPTIARSLSKRFYSLSVAPKVEASATAERGKLRLQPQDLEIAKLPNGLVIASLENYSPASRIGVFIKAGSRYETTNNLGTSHLLRLASNLTTKGASSFKITRGIEAVGGNLSVTSTRENMIYCVECLRDYVDTVMEYLINVTTAPEFRPWEVTELQAQLKVDKAVAFQNPQVSVLENLHAAAYRNALANSLYCPDYAIGKITPEQLHQFVQNNFTSARMALVGLGVSHSELKQVGEQFLNIRSGAGSSGVKAQYRGGEIREQNGESLVHAAIVAEGVATGSAEANAFSVLQHILGAGPLIKRGSNISSKLFQAIAKATNQPFDAAAFNVNYSDSGLFGIYTISQASAAGEVIKAALNQVKAIAQGSITDEDVTRAKNHLKARYLMLVETSDGLLDEIGSEALASGIYTSPTAVIQNIDSIATADIVNAAKKFVDGKKSMAASGNLGNTPFVDEL; encoded by the exons ATGAAGGGGATCCCGACTATCGCGCGTTCCCTCTCG aAGAGGTTTTATTCTCTCAGCGTTGCTCCCAAAGTTGAAGCATCAGCAACTGCAGAGCGAGGAAAGTTACGTCTACAGCCACAGGATCTCGAG ATCGCAAAATTACCAAATGGTTTAGTGATTGCATCTCTGGAAAACTATTCCCCTGCTTCAAGAATTGGTGTGTTCATTAAAGCAGGTAGCAGATATGAAACCACCAACAATTTGGGAACCTCCCATTTGCTCCGTCTTGCATCAAACTTG ACTACTAAGGGAGCCTCTTCCTTCAAAATTACTCGTGGCATTGAAGCTGTTGGAGGTAACCTAAG TGTAACCTCCACAAGAGAAAACATGATTTATTGTGTTGAATGCCTACGTGACTATGT tGATACAGTAATGGAGTACCTAATTAATGTCACTACAGCTCCAGAATTCAGACCTTGGGAAGTAACAGAGCTTCAGGCACAACTAAAAGTTGATAAAGCAGTTGCCTTTCAAAATCCACAAGTTA gtgttcTTGAAAACTTGCATGCTGCAGCTTATCGGAATGCTCTTGCTAACTCCTTGTACTGTCCAGATTATGCAATTGGGAAAATTACACCGGAGCAG CTGCACCAGTTTGTACAGAACAACTTCACAAGTGCAAGAATGGCTCTGGTGGGACTAG GTGTAAGCCATTCTGAACTAAAACAAGTTGGAGAGCAATTTCTAAATATCAGGAGCGGGGCTGGTTCTTCTGGTGTTAAGGCCCAATATCGTGGAG gtgaaatCAGGGAACAGAACGGTGAAAGCCTTGTCCATGCTGCCATAGTAGCAGAAGGAGTTGCTACTGGAAGTGCAGAAGCAAATGCGTTCAGTGTCCTTCAGCATATTCTAGGTGCAGGGCCTCTTATTAAAAGGGGAAGCAATATTTCCAGCAAACTTTTCCAGGCTATCGCTAAGGCAACTAATCAACCATTTGAT GCTGCAGCATTTAATGTTAATTACTCTGATTCTGGACTCTTTGGGATTTATACTATATCCCAGGCTTCTGCTGCTGGGGAG GTCATTAAGGCTGCTTTGAACCAGGTAAAGGCAATTGCTCAGGGCAGTATCACTGATGAAGATGTCACAAGGGCTAA AAATCATCTGAAAGCCAGGTACTTGATGTTAGTTGAGACCTCAGACGGATTACTTGATGAAATCGGTTCCGAGGCATTGGCATCTGGTATATATACATCACCAACAGCTGTAATTCAAAACATTGACTCCATAGCCACTGCTGATATTGTGAAT gCTGCAAAGAAGTTTGTTGATGGGAAGAAATCAATGGCAGCTAGCGGGAACTTGGGAAATACCCCTTTTGTTGATGAGTTGTAG
- the PDZD9 gene encoding PDZ domain-containing protein 9 codes for MEGAEASDTPAEQKRNPDTFPGDYGNGSISGQFPALEKISEHTLSATLKTNIKMGEQGLGLIVIQNGPYLQMTSLVEKGSAAKNGRLKPGDILIKIGHANVLGWTLRELWQLLHNIPIGTVLQIRVYRDFVEVPQHWQNALELIPEVKPPVKTEYIFSISSKDSETKDDTWTSSDDYEDGDSDGSFRYKTTQSFCYDSTKELPSISKTWHAFKRKKHTFTVGADIGCDIIIHKDSDAWYSSDFATDGIRSSYWTMETHDSESTSSSSSISDAFWLEEFASILE; via the exons ATGGAAGGGGCAGAAGCTTCTGATACACCAGCCG aacaaaaaagaaatccAGACACTTTCCCTGGAGATTATGGAAATGGGTCAATATCAG GGCAGTTTCCGGCACTGGAAAAGATCTCTGAACATACTTTGAGTGCTACATTAAAGACCAATATTAAGATGGGAGAACAAGGATTAGGTCTTATAGTAATTCAGAATGGACCATATCTCCAGATGACAAGTCTGGTTGAGAAAGGCTCTGCAGCTAAGAATGGAAGACTCAAACCAg gtgatattttgattaaaattggACACGCTAACGTTTTAGGGTGGACACTGCGAGAGCTTTGGCAACTTTTGCACAATATTCCCATAGGAACAGTTCTACAGATCAGGGTTTACAGAGATTTTGTTGAAGTACCTCAGCACTGGCAAAATGCACTTGAATTAATTCCTGAAGTAAAGCCTCCTGTGAAGACAGA GTACATTTTTAGCATTTCAAGTAAAGACAGTGAGACAAAAGATGACACGTGGACAAGCAGTGATGATTATGAAGATGGAGACTCTGATGGAAGTTTTAGATACAAAACTACACAATCATTTTGTTATGATTCTACCAAAGAATTGCCATCAATTTCGAAAACTTGGcatgcatttaaaagaaaaaaacacacatTTACTGTAGGTGCTGATATTGGATGTGACATTATAATTCATAAAGATTCTGATGCATGGTATAGTTCTGACTTTGCTACTGATGGCATTAGATCTTCATACTGGACTATGGAAACACACGACAGCGAATCAACATCATCTTCTTCCTCTATATCAGATGCATTTTGGCTTGAAGAGTTTGCCAGTATTTTGGAATAA